Genomic segment of Gammaproteobacteria bacterium:
ACGGCTGCACGCCCGACGCGCGCCATCAGCTGCACGTGCTCAGCATCTTGTTCCGCCGCTCGGACGAGCGATTCGAGCGGTGGCTGAATCCGCCTCGAAAGGGGCGGTAAGCGCGGCCGGTCGGTGCTCGCAACACCGGCCGGCCACTTGCCATAACCCAAGCTGCAAAGGAGCTTGAGCCATGACCGATACCACTGTACCTGAGCCCGAGAACCGCGACCGAGAACCCGTCGGCAGCCTGCTCGAGATCATCGACGGCGTGCGCGACCGCCTGCGCTTCGCCTCCGGCGTGCTGGCGCTCTACCTCGAATCCTCAGAGCACGATGAGCCGGACCGCGACGCGATCGCCGGCGCCGACGAGCACTTGAGCGAAGCCGCACAGCTCGTCGACCGTCTCGAGGCGATGAAGGATGAGCTGCGCGGGAAGCGGGCCGCGCCTGCCGACTGGCTCAATCAGACCCGGACCGTGTACGAGCGGGACCGCGCACACGCCGAGCAGGAAGGCTTGGGCGACGAGCAGGTCGCGGAGGAGCTCAGGCGGCATCTTTGGTACGTCGACCGGATCCTCGCGGCCGGCGAGCTGAACGACGATTACCGCGTGTCGTACACCTGCACCGCGAAAGGCCTGCGCGCGTTTCTCGGCGAGCGGCGGTTCATGGAGCGTCTGCATTGCGACGACCCGGAGCCGGAGCCCGCCGCCTAAACCTGCACTCGGTCAGGTTCCCTTTGACCCCGCTTCGGCGGGGTTTTTTTTGGCGGCCTCCTGCGCAAGCCGTCGCCGCGCCGCCTCGCTGATGACCTGCCCGGTCGCAGGGTCCAGCGGCAGGAATCGCACGCGCCCCCCGCAACCTGTGCGGCCTGCGCGGATGCTGTGCCCGACCCGGTGACGGTCGCGCCCGCCGCAGCCGGCCGCACAGAGATGCCGACGATTGCAGGGAAATCTCCGGTGACGGATTGCGCATCCGGAGCTCCCGGGGCCTCCGCCGTAATGTACAGCGTGGCCGTCCCGTTTGACTGTCCACTTACCGGGCCAGCGACAACAGCCTGGCCAGCGCCAAAATTCGTCGGCCGCGACGTCTGCGGCGCAGAACGAGAGCAGCAGCCCATCGCTGCCACACGGAAGGACCTCCGTCGTGGCTGTTTGGTCGCTGGTCGCCGCCGCGACGGCATCGGACGCTAGCACCGGGTCGCTCGTATCCTCGTCGTTGACGAACGCGATGACCACCGGCACGCCGTCCGCGGCGGCGCCGGCGAGCGTGAAGCTCAGCGTCTTATTCGGACCCGACGTGAAGCCAGAGGCGCGATACACATGGATCTCGGACGCGCTCTCGAACGTCGTGAATCCGTCGACAAACTGCGCGTCTTCTCCGTCGAGCGAAACCGCACTGAACGGACCCTCGGTGCCGCCCCACTTCGTCAGCCCGATGAACGCGGTCGTCGCCCCCGCCGGGATCGTAACGTCGGAGAGTTCATGCGCCGCGGCATCAGCCGTCGTGGCACCTTCGTAGACGCCGACGACGTTCGCCATTCAGGCCGCCCTCAAGGGATGCGGATATCGTTGGAGCAGCGCCCGCACGGCGCGCTCATGAACGCGCAGCGCCTGCGCGATGTCGCGCACCCGTGAGGCCGGCGCGGGCAAGGTCGACGACGGCGCGGAGACGCGCGAAGTCATCACCGGCCGCCGGACCCGGGACAAAGCCCCGGGATACTCCGGCTGCCGGGCCGGCCGCGACGGTGGAGGCCGTCCGCCGGCTCTGCACGGTTGCTTTCATGAGAGGGTGACTCATGCAGTAAGACCCTCGCCGCGCGCGGCCGTTGGCATTAGGTCGTCTTCAGCACCTTCACCGCATCGTTGTTCAGGATGCGGCCGCCGAGCCGGCGTCTGACGTAGTACTTCGCGTATCCGGGCTCCGTGATGTTGTCGTCGACCGTGATGCGTAGGCCCTGGACGATCGCGAGCAGATACCCGCGGCGCCAGTTTCCGAATGCGATCGGATGCGCGTTCGTGGCGACCGTCGGCATGCCGTCGCACATGAACACGGAATAGCCGAGCAGATTCCCGGACGGCGCGCCGAGACCCGGAACCCAAAGGTACTGCTCCTGGCTGTCCTTGAGCTTCCGCACGCTCGCGAGCGAGTTGCGGTGCATCACCCAGGCGACGCGCTCGCCCATGAGATACCGCTCCTTGATGCTGCTCACCGCGAGGTCGATCAGCGAGTCCGGCAGTATCGCGTCCGGCGACGCCGACGACGCGATGAATTGCAGCGCGTCGGCATCGCGGAGCGGCGAGGCGTCGTCCGCGGTCGCCACGGGCGCGGTGTTGAGGAAGCCGGTCGGCTTGTTCGTTCCGTTGCCCGAGATGATGACGTTCGCCTCCTCGGCCGCGAACCCGTCCGAGATGTCCTCGACGAGCCACTCCTGCACGTCGAAGAAGATGTCGTTCAGCGATTCCTCGGTCGCCTTCCGATAGGCGTAGATCGTCCCGAAGGTCGGCGCGCGCTCGCGCAGGCTCGGCGTGCTGGTGGCGGTGCGCGTGTCGGTCTCGCCGACCCAGCCGACCGTCTCGCCGCGGATGTCGACGAGATGTCTGTAGTTCGCGTTGCCGACCTGGACGACCTTCACGAGCTGCCGGAACGGGTTCAACTGCGAGACCCGCTTCTCGATCGCGCGGTCGATGATTTCCGGCACCGCGAAGCTGCCGCCGGCGTTGACCGTCGTCGAGACGTCCTTGCGCTGAAGCTCGGACTCGGCCTCGAGCAGATCGCGCTTGCGCTGCTCGCTCCGAGGATCTC
This window contains:
- a CDS encoding phage major capsid protein gives rise to the protein MHPREIPAWQFHGKKSARRSRRTRRRSTPSRVPTTSASTIWNRIEELESRAKQPGVTASPREQREHSQLFCKWIRDPRSEQRKRDLLEAESELQRKDVSTTVNAGGSFAVPEIIDRAIEKRVSQLNPFRQLVKVVQVGNANYRHLVDIRGETVGWVGETDTRTATSTPSLRERAPTFGTIYAYRKATEESLNDIFFDVQEWLVEDISDGFAAEEANVIISGNGTNKPTGFLNTAPVATADDASPLRDADALQFIASSASPDAILPDSLIDLAVSSIKERYLMGERVAWVMHRNSLASVRKLKDSQEQYLWVPGLGAPSGNLLGYSVFMCDGMPTVATNAHPIAFGNWRRGYLLAIVQGLRITVDDNITEPGYAKYYVRRRLGGRILNNDAVKVLKTT